A genome region from Nocardiopsis exhalans includes the following:
- a CDS encoding sugar ABC transporter substrate-binding protein: MRSRLSLCSVGLVLALTACSAADEVDEYSSIPLTIWADEDRAQAMRTFAEAFARDANRPVEVIVVDHEELRASFLSSHATGLGPDLLVGPHDWTGELAAAGAIVPVGLEPEDADLFSPGAVEAVSYEGRVYGVPYATENLALFRNTDLAPEAPTSLEDMLETGTDLVDSGSASQALSIQVGAEGDAYHIHPFFTSAGGYLFGEDASGDPDPTDLGVAAPESIAAFELLAELGEEGSGVLNRTTDSANATSLFTSGQAPFLVSGPWSVASAQEEGVPFAVDPVPSFAEGAKARPLIGVQAFYVASGASDPDLGQSLAQAILDDPELSVILHEADPRVPALDEALQMVTDQDPNLEAFQRAGEGGLPMPAIPEMELVWSPFSQASADIIGGADPAEALAEAERLIVEGFGE; this comes from the coding sequence ATGAGGTCACGACTTTCCCTGTGCTCGGTGGGTCTGGTGCTCGCCCTGACCGCCTGCTCCGCCGCCGACGAGGTCGACGAGTACTCGTCGATTCCGCTGACCATCTGGGCCGACGAGGACCGCGCCCAGGCCATGCGAACCTTCGCCGAGGCCTTCGCCCGCGACGCCAACCGCCCGGTGGAGGTGATCGTCGTGGACCACGAGGAGCTGCGCGCCAGCTTCCTGAGCTCGCACGCCACCGGGCTGGGCCCGGACCTGCTCGTGGGACCGCACGACTGGACCGGTGAGCTGGCCGCCGCCGGGGCGATCGTGCCGGTCGGACTGGAGCCGGAGGACGCCGACCTGTTCTCACCCGGTGCCGTGGAAGCGGTCAGCTACGAGGGCAGGGTCTACGGAGTTCCCTACGCCACCGAGAACCTGGCGCTGTTCCGCAACACGGACCTGGCCCCGGAGGCACCGACCTCGCTGGAGGACATGCTGGAGACCGGCACGGACCTGGTGGACTCGGGTTCGGCCAGCCAGGCGCTGAGCATTCAGGTGGGCGCGGAGGGCGACGCCTACCACATCCACCCCTTCTTCACCTCGGCCGGCGGTTACCTGTTCGGCGAGGACGCCTCGGGCGACCCCGATCCCACGGACCTGGGTGTGGCCGCGCCGGAGTCGATCGCCGCCTTCGAGCTGCTGGCCGAGCTCGGGGAGGAGGGCTCAGGGGTGCTGAACCGGACCACCGACTCGGCCAACGCGACCTCCCTGTTCACCTCCGGACAGGCTCCGTTCCTGGTCAGCGGACCGTGGAGTGTGGCCTCGGCCCAGGAGGAGGGCGTACCGTTCGCGGTGGACCCGGTGCCCTCGTTCGCGGAGGGAGCCAAGGCCCGCCCGCTGATCGGTGTGCAGGCGTTCTACGTGGCTTCCGGGGCCAGCGACCCGGATCTCGGGCAGAGCCTGGCCCAGGCGATCCTGGACGACCCCGAGCTCTCGGTGATCCTGCACGAGGCGGACCCGCGCGTGCCCGCCCTGGACGAGGCGTTGCAGATGGTGACCGACCAGGACCCGAACCTGGAGGCCTTCCAGCGTGCGGGCGAGGGTGGGCTGCCGATGCCCGCGATCCCCGAGATGGAACTGGTCTGGAGCCCGTTCTCGCAGGCCAGCGCGGACATCATCGGTGGCGCGGACCCCGCCGAGGCGTTGGCCGAGGCCGAGCGGCTGATCGTCGAGGGCTTCGGAGAGTAG